AGCTCGCGGTTGATGAAGGTGACGTTGTGGACGGCGTCCTGGCTCATGGGTGTTGTTGTCATGCGTCGTCGTGCGGGAAACGGAAATGCTAACGTGTTCGAGGGCGCTGCGCCTGTGGCTGGCGCTGCATGCACCCGATTGTGTTACGTTCATATTACGCCGACGTGACAGCTCGTGGCGGCAGCGCTCGGGCCCCGGGTGCTATCATCCGCCAGACTTTCGTCATTGCCTTCCGTGGTCCATCGCAACATGCACAAAGAACTGGTCGCCGCCGTTGATCTGGGTTCCAACAGTTTTCGCTTGCAGGTGGGACGCACCGTCAACGACCAGATCTATCCGCTTGACGGACTCAAGGAGCCGGTGCGGCTGGCCGCCGGCCTCGGGGGCGACAAGTTTCTCGACGACGCCGCCCAGGTGCGGGGGCTCACGGCCCTGAGCCGCTTCGGCGAGCGGCTGGCGGATTTCCCCCCGCACCGCGTCCGCGCGGTGGCCACCAACACCCTGCGGGTGGCGAAGAACGCGCCCGAGTTCCTGATCAAGGCCGAAGCGGCGCTCGGCTTTCCCATCGAGGTCATCGCCGGTCGCGAGGAAGCCCGCCTCATCTACGTGGGCGTGGCCCACACCCTGCCCGAACCGCACCGCCAGCAGCTGGTGGTGGACATCGGCGGCGGTTCGACCGAGTTCATCATCGGGCGCTCCTTCAAGCCGGCGGAGCTCGAGTCGCTGTACATGGGCTGCGTGAGCTACACCCTGCGCTTCTTTCCCGAGGGGCGGCTCGACAAGAAGGCCTTCAAGGAAGCGGAACTGGCCGCCCAGCGCGAGCTCCAGACCATCGTCAATCCGTTCACCGACGTGGGCTGGGAGCTGGCGGTCGGTTCGAGCGGTACCGCCAAGTCGCTGCGCGACCTGCTCGTGGCCAATGGCTTTTCCGACGGGGAAATCACCCGTGAGGGGCTCGAATCGCTCCGACAGGCACTGATCAAGTGCGGTTCCATGACCAAGTTGTCGCTCGACGGCATCAAGGCCGATCGCCTGCCGGTGTTGCCGGGCGGGCTGGCCATCATGCTGGCGGTGTTCAAGGCCTTCGATCTGGAGCAGATGCTGTTCTCCGAAGGGGCGCTGCGCCTGGGCGTGCTGTACGACCTGCTCGGTCGCTATCACCATCACGACCTGCGCGATGCCACCGTCGAGGCCTTTGCGGCACGCTACAGTGTCGATCGTGCCCAGGCCGCGCGGGTGGCGGCGACGGCGGTCTATCTGCTCGAGCAGCTCGATCCGCGTGCCGCTCACCCGGACAACCTCGATCGCCGCTTCCTCGTCTGGGCCGCGACCCTGCATGAAGTCGGGATCTCGGTGGCCCATTCGAGCTACCACAAGCACAGCGCCTACATCCTCGGCAATGCCGACATGCCGGGCTTTTCGCGCATGGACCAGGGCCGGCTGTCGCGGCTCGTGCTCGGGCATCGCGGCAAGCTCTCGCGCCTGTCGGTCATCGACCCGGAAAGCAGCGACTGGCAACTGATCGCGTGCCTGCGCTTCGCGGTGGTGTTCCATCGCGCCCGCACGGAGCGGGAATGCCCACCGGTGCGCATCGAACGGGTCGGGCATGGATTTGCGCTGAGCGCCGAGGCCGACTGGCTGGATGATTCGCCGCTGACCGCGGCGACGCTCAATGACGAGGTCGCACAGTGGAATGCCATCGGGCATCCACTGACGGTGGCCACCTGTGAACGCATCGTTGACCACGAATGACACGGCTGCATGGAATGCCCGCAACTGCGACGGATTGACGGACGCCTGCACCCGCAGGGGGACTGGACGCTGGCCGCGTTGGGGGCGGATGTCGCGCGCCTGCGCCGTGCGCTGGTCCACGCGGACGGTGCCTCGTGGGATCTGGCCGGCGTCACCCGGCTGGACAGCTTCGGCGCGATGCTCCTGTGGCGCGCCTGGGGGCACCGGCTCCCCGAAGGCCTGGCGGTGCCGGCGGCCTTCGAAAACCATTTCGCGCGCCTGGCGCAGATCGATCGCGTGCCCAGCGGCAAGCGGCCGCGCTTCGGCCCGGTCGATGCGCTGGCGTCGCTGGGGCATCTGTACCTGGGGTTTGTCGGCCACGTGGCCGATTTCCTCGCCCTGATCGGGCGTTTGCTGATCGACGTGTTCTACCTGCTGGGCCGGCCGCGAGACTGGCCGCTCAAGGAGTTCTCCGCCAATCTGCACAAGACCGGCGTGCGCGCCATGCCCGTGAGCGCCCTGGTGGGCTTCCTCATCGGCGTGGTGCTTTCCTACCTGTCCGCGCTCCAACTCAAGGCCTTCGGGGCGGACATCTACATCGTCAACATCCTCGGCATGGGCATCATCCGCGAGCTCGGGCCGGTCCTGGTGTCGGTGCTGGTGGCCGGGCGCTCGGGTTCGGCCATGACCGCCCAGCTCGGCGTCATGCGGGTGACCGAGGAGGTCGATGCGCTCACGGTGATGGGCATCTCCCGCTATGTGCGCCTGGTGCTGCCCAAGGTGATGGCCCTGAGCGTGGCGATGCCGCTGCTGGTGCTGTGGACCTCGGCCATCGCGCTGATCGGCGGCATGGTGTCCGCCGAACTGCAACTGGGGCTCAACTACGGCTTCTTCATCGAGGCGCTGCCCAAGGCGGTGCCGGCGGCGAACCTGGTGATTGCACTCTCGAAAGGGGTGGTCTTCGGCATCCTCATCGCCCTCGTGGCCTGCCATTTCGGCCTGCGGGTCAAACCCAACACCGAGAGCCTGAGCGCCAACACCACCGCGTCGGTGGTGACCTCGATCACCACCGTCATTTTGGTGGACGCGGTGTTCGCCATCGCCACCAAATCCATCGGGGTGCCGATTTGAGCGCCCCGGTGGTCCGCTTGCGGGGGCTGTCCACCCGCTTCGGCGCGACCTGGGTGCACCGGGGCATCGACCTGGACATCGCGGCCGGCGAGGTGGTGTCGCTGGTGGGGGGCTCCGGCAGCGGCAAGACGACCCTGCTGCGCCAGATCGTCGGCCTGCTGCAACCGGCCGAAGGCGAGGTGCTGCTGTTCGGCGAGCCGCTGTTCGCCGGCTCCCGGGAGGTCCAGCTGCGGCGCCGGCGCCGTTTTGCCATGTGCTTCCAGCAGGGGGCGCTGTTTTCCGCGCTGACGGTGTTCGAGAACATCGCCTTTCCGCTGCGCGAGAGCCGGGTGGCGACCGAGGCGGAGATCCGCGAGCTGGTGGCGCTCAAGCTGAGCATGGTGCAGTTGCAGCCCGAGCATGCCGACCTGATGCCGGCGGAGCTGTCGGGTGGGATGATCAAACGGGTGGCACTCGCGCGGGCGCTGGCGCTGGAGCCGGAGCTGCTGCTGCTCGACGAGCCGACCGCCGGGCTCGATCCGACCCGCAGCGCGGCCTTCGTCGATCTGGTCAAGGATCTGCAGCGCCAGCTCGGGCTCACCGTGGTGCTGGTCACCCATGACCTGGATACCCTGGCCGCGCTGTCGTCGCGGGTGGCGGTGCTGGCCGAGCAGCGGATTCTCGCCTATGACACGCTGGACGGCGTGTTGCAGGTGAAGCATCCTTTCATCGAAGAATTTTTCCTCAGCGAACGCAGCGCCCGCGCGATCGCGCGGGGCAGAGAGGCTTGAAGCATGGAAAACCGCGCCCACGCCATCCTGGCGGGTCTGTTCGTCGTGGTACTCGGCATCGCTACGGCGGTTGCGCTGTGGTGGTTCTCGGGCGCACGCGAGCCCATGCGCGAGGTCGAACTGGTGAGCCAGGGCAACGTGACCGGGCTCAATCTGCAGGCGGCGGTGCGCTATCGCGGCATCTCCGCTGGCCGGGTCGAAGAGATCGTCATCGACCCGACCGATCCGCGCGACATCGTCGTGCGCATCAGCCTGCGCAAGGATCTGCCGCTGACCCGGGGGACCACGGCCTCGCTGGGTTATCAGGGCGTCACCGGCCTGGCCTTCGTGCAGCTGGAGGATCGGGGCGAGGATCTGCGCCCCCTCGAAGCGGCCCCCGGCGCGTTGCCGCGGATCGCGCTGGCCCCGAGCCTGATGGATGAACTGTCCAACGTGGCGCTCGACGCCATGGCCCAGTTCAAGACCGTGGCCCAGCAGTTCAAGCAGCTGTTCGCCGACGAGAACGTGGCGCGTATGGGCGAGGCCCTCAAGCGGCTCGAGTCGGCCGCGCGGGGGATGGACCGGACCTTCAATGAAGCGCCGGCGATGATCGCCTCGGTGCGCAAGATGTTCTCGCCGGAAAATCAGGCACGAATCGCGACCGCCATGGCTCATCTGGAGCAGGCCAGCGGCGAGGCGGGGCCCGCCATCGGGGAATTCCGCGCCCTGCTGGTGAAATTGCGTGAAACCAGCGAGCATATCGACCAGGCCTCGGTGGCGGCCGGTAACGACCTGCTCAACGGCTCGCTGCCGCGCCTGAACACGCTCATGAAGGAACTGACCGTGACCTCCCAGCGCCTGACGCGGTTGATCGAGGAGGTGGACGCCGCGCCGCAGATGTTGCTGCTCGGTCGCGGCACCCAGCCGCCCGGACCGGGCGAAGAGGGCTTCGATGGTGCCGGCAAGCAATAGGAGAGAGAGACGGATGCGACGGTTTGACTGGCGATGGTGCGCCGCACTGCTAATGGCGCTGGCCGTGTCGGCGTGCTCGTCCTTCGGCAAACCGGAGTCGCCGCCGACGATCTTCGATATCGCGCCGCTCGACGGGCAGGTGCGGCAGGTAGCGGTGCCGATGACCGATCTGGAGGTGCTCGCGCCGTCGTGGCTGGCTTCGTCGGCCATGCAATACCGGCTCGAACCGGTCAGCCGGCTGGAGCGCCGCTTCTATTCGACCAGCCGCTGGGCCGGCATGCCGGCGGAGATGCTCGAGGTCGCCTTCGGCCGCATGCTGCAGACCCAGCCCGCGCCCAACGGGGCCGGCTGCCGCCTGCGCGTGCAGCTGGACGAATTCATTCAGCGTTTCGACACTGCGGCCACGAGCAGCGGGCTGATCGAAATGCGGGCCAGCTTGCTCGCGCCGCGTACCGATGTCATCGTGGCCTATCGTTCGTTCTCGGTGGCGCGCCCGGCGCCCACCGCCGATGCGGCCGGCGGCGTCGTCGCCCTGCGTGACGGGGTCCATCGACTCGGCAACGAACTGGGCGACTGGCTGGTATCGCTGCCGGCCGGCCCATCCGATCAAGGCGTGATCGCGCGCTGCGCCCACTGAACAGCGCCGTAGAGACAATCCGGGGGAGAACCAGATGAGTCAAGACAACAGCAATCCGTATGCACACGGGCTGGACAAGTGTGATGCCAACTACGTGGCGCTCACGCCGCTGAGCTTTCTCGAGCGCAGCGCCTATGTGTATCCGGACCGCCTCGCCATCGTGCATGGCCAGCGCCGCTACACCTGGAAAGAGGTGGATAGCCGCGCCCGCCGGCTCGCCTCGGCGCTCAAGGCGCGCGGCGTCGGCAACGGCGACACCGTCGCGGTGGTGCTCAACAACACGCCGGAAATGTACGAAGCCCATTTCGGCGTGCCGGCCACCGGCGCGGTGCTCAACACCATCAACACCCGGCTCGACGCCGAGGCGATCGCCTTCATCCTCAATCACGGTGAAGCCAAGGTGCTGCTGACCGATCGCGAGTACGCGCGCACCATGGCCAAGGCGGTCGAGCTGGCGGGGCGGCCGGACATGCTCGTGATCGACGTGGACGATCCGGAATACCAGGGCCCCGGCGAGCGCATCGGCACGCTCGAATACGAAGCCTTCCTCGGCGAGGGTAATCCGGAGACGGCCTTCCAGATGCCGGCGGACGAGTGGGATCCGATCTCGCTCAACTACACCTCCGGCACCACCGGCAACCCGAAAGGGGTGGTCTATCACCACCGTGGCGCCTACCTGAACGCCATGTCGAACATCATTTCCTGGGGGATGCCGCCGCATTCGGTGTACCTGTGGACGCTGCCGATGTTCCACTGCAACGGCTGGTGCTTCCCGTGGACCATGGCCGCCAATGCCGGCATCAACGTGTGCCTGCGGCGGGTCGATCCGCGCCTCATCTTCGACGCCATTCGCGAACATGGCGTCACCCACTACTGCGGCGCTCCGATCGTCCATTCCATGCTCGCCAACGCGCCGGCCCAGTGGCGCGAGGGCATCGACCACAAGGTCTCCGGCCTGGTCGCTGCGGCGCCGCCGCCGGCCGCGGTCATCGAGGGCATGGCCAAGATCGGCTTCGACATCACCCATGTGTATGGCCTGACCGAGACCTACGGGCCGGCGGCGGTGTGCGCCAAGCACGACCACTGGGCCGATCTGCCCCTGGCCGAACAGGTGGCCCTCAACGGCCGCCAGGGGGTGCGCTACCACGCCCAGGAGGGCGTCACCGTGATGGATCCGCAGACCATGGAGCCGGTGCCCTGGGACGGCGAGACCATGGGCGAGATCATGTTCCGCGGCAACATCGTCATGAAGGGCTACCTCAAGAACGAGAAGGCCACCGAGGAGTCCTTCCGTGGCGGCTGGTACCACACCGGCGATCTGGCCGTCATGCAGCCGGATGGCTATGTGAAGATCAAGGACCGCTCCAAGGACATCATCATCTCCGGCGGCGAGAACATCTCCTCCATCGAGGTCGAGGACGCGCTCTACAAGCATCCGGCGGTGATGGCGGCAGCCGTGGTGGCCGCGCCCGATCCCAAGTGGGGTGAGGTGCCGGCGGCCTTCATCGAACTGAGGGAGGGCGCGACGGTCACCGAAGAAGACATCCGCGCGCACTGTCGCGAGCATCTGGCCGGCTTCAAGCAGCCGAAGATCATCGCCTTCTGCGAGGTGCCCAAGACCTCGACCGGCAAGATCCAGAAATTCGTGCTGCGCGAGCGCATCAAATCCACGTCGTCCTTCGAGTGAGGCGGCGTGTCCGGTCCGCCGCCCAGGCGGCGGACCACCAAACATACGAGGCGACGCCAGTCGCCCGAGGAGGAGAGAAGACATGACGGAACCGAACAACGAGCCCATGGTGCTGCGCGAGGATCGCGACGGCGCGGCCCATCTCACCCTGAACCGCCCGGGGCAGTTCAATGCCCTGTCCGATGCGATGCTCGGTGCCATCATCGAACGACTCGATGCGATCGCCGACGACCCGGCGGTCCGAGCGGTGGTGATCGGCGGGGCGGGCAAGGCCTTCTGCGCCGGCCACGACCTCAAGGAGATGCGTGCCAACCACACGCTGGATTTCCAGCAGGCGCTGTTCCGCAAGTGCGGCAAGCTCATGCTCAAGATCCAGCGCCTGCCGCAGCCGGTCATCGCGCGCATCCACGGCATCGCCACCGCCGCCGGCTGCCAGCTCGTCTCCATGTGCGATCTGGCGGTGGCGGCCGATGTGGCGCGCTTTGCCGTCTCCGGCATCAACGTCGGCCTGTTCTGTTCGACGCCGGCGGTTGGCATCTCCCGCAACATGGGGCGCAAGCAGGCTTTCGAGATGCTGGTCACCGGTGAATTCATCGACGCGACCGAGGCGCAGCGTCGCGGCCTGGTCAACCGGGTGGTCCCGCTCGAGGCGCTGGACGAGGCGGTCGACAAGCTCACCGCCGCCATCTGCGCGAAGACGCCGGTGGCGGTGCGCATGGGCAAGGAGCTGTTCTACCGCCAGCTCGAGACCGGCATCGAGGCGGCCTACCAGATGGCCTCCGAGACCATGGCATGCAACATGATGACCGAGGATGCCGCCGAAGGCATCGACGCCTTCATCGGCAAGCGCCCGCCCCAGTGGAAAGGGTGCTGAGCGCCGCGTACACGCCATGCTCATCGACACCCACTGCCACCTCGACGCGGCCGAGTTCGCCGCCGACCGGGCGGCGGTGATCGATCGGGCCCGCGCGGCCGGCGTTGCCGGCTTCGTGGTCCCCGGGGTGACCGCCGCGGGTTTCGACGGGCTCGACGAGCTGGCCGACGCGACGCCGGGCATGGCGCGCGCCTTCGGCCTGCATCCGCTGTATATCGATTGCGCCCGGCAGGCGGATCTGGATCTGCTCGCGGCCCGGCTGGAACGCGAAGACGTGGTCGCGGTGGGGGAGATCGGGCTCGATGGATTCGTGCCGACGCCGACCCTGGAGACACAGCTGCCCTGGTTCGAGGCCCAGCTCGCCTTGGCCCGCCGAGCCGGCTTGCCGGTCATCCTTCATGTCCGGCGGGCGGTGGATGCCATCACCGCCGCCGTGCGTCGCGCCGGCGTGGCCGGCGGCATCGCCCATGCCTTCAACGGCTCCGAGCAGCAGGCGCGTCAGCTCGCGGCGCTCGGGTTCAAGTTCGGTTTCGGCGGCACCCTGACCTATCCCGGCTCGCGGCGCATCCGTGCGCTTGCCCAGGCGCTGCCGCTGGAGTGGATCGTGCTCGAGACCGATGCCCCGGACATTGCCCCGGTGTGGGCCCGGGGGCAGCGCAACGAGCCGGCCACGGTGGCGCGCATCGCACAGGAACTGGCCGAGCTGCGCGGCCTGTCGGTCGAGGCCGTGATCGAGGCGACCGGGCGCAACGCGCTGGCGGTCCTACCCCGCCTCGGTGCTGTGCTCGCGGCGGCTTGAGGCCGAGCGTGCGATCAGATCGGCGATGTCCCGCTTGAGGGCGTCGAGATCCGGCGCATAGCGGTCGCAGAACATCAGCGAGACGCCGAACACGTAGGCATAGAGCAGCATGCTGCGGCTGGAGGCTTCGGCCATCGGCACCCCGCAGGCGAGGAACAGCGCGCGCGCGCATTCCAGGCGCTTGGTGTCCACCTCCTCGACCACGGCGGCCGCCACCGCGTCGCGCTTGGCCCAGTCCCGCACCGCCAGCTCGATCATGATGCCGCGTCGACTGCGACTGGTGCTGTACACATCGATGACGTGATGGATCTGCGCCAGCTCCTGGCCCGGTTCCGCGCGGGTCTGCTTGACGATGTCGCGAATGCGCCCGTCCTTCCAGTAGTCGAGCACCGCGTCGAGCAGGTCGCGACGATCCTTGAAGTGCCAGTAGAAGCTGCCCTTGGTGACTTTCTGGTGTTTGGCCAGCAGCTCCACCCGCAGTCCCGTGACCCCTTCCTTGGCCAGCAGCTCGATGGCGGCCAGCACCCAGGCTTTGCGGTCCAGCTGGACGCGCGGCTTTGGCGTTTGATTTTCCATACGCAACAGTATTGACAAAATTTGCCTCCATACGCTACCGTACGGAAACCTGATCGCCGGGTACCGGCCCTGCCGGCACCTGCGTGGAGTCACCCGAAGCCGCCCGGTGCCATAATGGGCACATCGGTACGCGGTGCCCGAGGCGCCGTTTCTAGAACGAAGTCGAAGAAGGAGTCCTGCCTTGAAGATTCTGGTTCCCGTCAAACGGGTCGTCGATTACAACGTGAAGGTACGTGTCAAGAGCGACGGCTCAGGTGTCGACATCGCGAACGTGAAGATGAGCATGAATCCGTTCGATGAAATCGCGGTGGAAGAGGCGGTGCGCCTCAAGGAAGCCGGCGTTGCCACCGAGGTGGTGGCCATCTCCTGCGGCGTCGCCCAGTGCCAGGAGACGCTGCGCACCGCCATGGCCATCGGCGCCGATCGCGGCATCCTGGTGCAGACCGACGAGGAGTTGCAGCCGCTGGCCGTGGCCAAGCTGCTCAAGGCCATCTGCGACAAGGAGTCCCCCGAGCTGGTGGTGCTCGGCAAGCAGGCCATCGACGACGACGCCAACCAGACCGGGCAGATGCTCGCCTCGCTGATGAACGTGGCCCAGGCCACCTTCGCCTCCAAGGTGGCGATCGCCGACGGCAAGGCCACGGTGACCCGCGAGATCGATGGCGGCCTGGAGACCCTTTCGATGTCGCTGCCGGCCATCGTGACCACCGATCTGCGCCTCAACGAGCCGCGCTACGCCACGTTGCCGAACATCATGAAGGCGAAGAAGAAGCCGCTCGAGACCGTCACGCCGGCTGACCTGGGTGTCGACGTCGCGCCGCGCCTGAAGACGCTCAAGGTCGAGGAGCCGCCCAAGCGCAGCGCCGGGGTGAAAGTGGCGGATGTGGCCGAACTGGTCGCCAAACTCAAGAACGAAGCCAAGGTGATCTGAACATGAGCATTCTCGTCATTGCAGAACACGACAACGCGGTGCTCAAGGCCGCGACCCTGAACACCGTCGCGGCCGCGCAGGCCATCGGCGGCGACATCGACCTGCTGGTGGCCGGCAGCGGCTGCGGCGCGGTGGCCGAGGCGGGCGCCCGTCTGGCCGGTGTGGGCCGGGTGCTGGTGGCCGATGCGGGCCACTACGCCGAGCACGGCGCCGAGAACCTGGCGGCGCTTGTCGTCGCCCGGGCCGGCGGCTACAGCCACATCCTCGCGCCGGCGAGCACCTTCGGCAAGAACCTGCTGCCGCGCGTGGCCGCCACGCTCGATGTGGCGCAGATCTCCGACATCATCGCGGTGGAGTCGGCCGATACCTTCAAGCGGCCGATCTACGCCGGCAACGCCATCGCCACCGTTCAGAGCGCCGATCCGGTCAAGCTCATCACCGTGCGCACCACGGCCTTCGAGGCGGTGGGCGAGGGCGGCTCGGCCGCGGTCGAAGCCATCGACGCGGCGGCCGACACCGGGCTCAGCGCCCTGGTCGGGCGCGAACTGACCAAGTCCGAGCGCCCGGAACTGGGCGCGGCGAGTGTGATCGTCTCCGGCGGTCGCGGCGTGGGCAGCAGCGAGAACTACCACGCCCTGCTCGAACCGCTGGCCGACAAGCTCGGCGCGGCGCTCGGCGCCAGCCGGGCGGCCGTCGATGCCGGCTACGTGCCCAACGACTACCAGGTGGGCCAGACCGGCAAGATCGTTGCGCCGCAGCTGTACGTGGCGGTGGGCATCTCCGGGGCGATCCAGCATCTGGCCGGCATGAAGGACTCGAAGGTGATCGTCGCCATCAACAAGGACGAGGAGGCGCCGATCTTCCAGGTCGCCGACTACGGTCTGGTGGCGGATCTGTTCGAGGCCGTGCCGGCCCTGACCGCCGCGCTGGGGTAAGCCGGAGGACGACGTGAATTTCGCTGCCGAGCTCTTTCCCACCGCCTGGCTCTGGGGGGCGGGCGTGCTCGCAGCGGCCGTCGCCGTGTGGATGGTGAGGACCGGGCCGTGGGCGAGTCTGCGCGACTCGCTCCGGCTCAACCTGTTCCTCGGCTGCGGGGTGATGCTCGCGTTGGTGTGGAGCCTCAAGGCCGGGGTCAATCCGGGCCTGAATCTGCATCTGATCGGCGCCATGGTGGTCACCCTGGTGCTGGGGCCGCAGCTGGGGCTGGGGGCGCTCGCGCTCGCCCTGGCGGGCATCACCCTCAACGGTGGCGCGCCCTGGTCGGCCTTTGCCATCAACTGGCTGGTCATGGGCGTGGTGCCGGTGCTCGTCGCCAACACCTACTTCCGCCTGGTCGAGCGCTACGCGCCCAAGCATTTCTTCGTGTTCATTTTTGTCATCGCGTTTTTCGGCAGTGCCGTCACGGCCGTGCTCGAAGGCGTCGTCGCGTCGCTGGTGCTGTGGGCGGCGGGCGCCTACAGCTTCGATTTCCTGGCCGCGAACTACCTGCCGTACTTCCTGCTGCTGGGGTTTTCAGAAGCCTGGCTGTCGGGGATGACGGTGACCCTGATGGTGGTGTTTCGCCCCGGCTGGGTGATTCGCTTCGATGATCGTGTCTATCTGTGGAACAAGTGATCCGGCGCCGACCGGACAACCATGATGAGGAGTGTAGGGAATGAGTGAGTACAGTGCCCCGATTCGGGACATGCAGTTCGTGTTGAAGGAACTGGCCGGCCTGGCCGACATCGGCCAGTTGCCCGGGTGCGAGGAAGCCTCCGAGGATCTGGTCGACGCGGTGCTGGAAGAAGCGGGCAAGTTCGCCACCGGCGTGCTCTCGCCGCTGAACCGCATCGGCGACCAGCAGGGCGCGCGCTGGAACGACGGCGAGGTGACCACGGCCGAGGGCTGGAAAGCCGCCTATACCCAGTTTTCCGAGTCCGGCTGGACCTCGCTGGCAGGGGATCCGGAGTATGGTGGCCAGGGCCTGCCCAAGATCGTCAATGTCGCGGTCATGGAAATGTGGAAATCCGCCAACATGGCCTTTTCCCTGTGCCCGATGCTGACCACCGGCGCCATCGAGGCGCTCGTGCTGCGTGGCACCGACGCGCAGAAGGCCACCTACCTGCCGCGCATGATCAGCGGCGAGTGGACCGGCACCATGAACCTGACCGAGCCGCAGGCCGGCTCCGATCTGGCCGCGGTGCGCACCAAGGCGGAGCCGCAGGCCGACGGCAGCTACCGGATCTTCGGGCAGAAGATCTTCATCACCTACGGTGAGCACGACATGACGGACAATATCGTCCATCTGGTGCTCGCGCGTCTGCCCGACGCCCCCGAGGGCGTGAAGGGCATCTCCCTGTTCGTCGTGCCCAAGTTCATGGTCAACGACGACGGTTCGCTCGGTGAGCGCAACGATGTGCACTGCGTGTCCATCGAACACAAGCTGGGCATCCATGCCAGCCCCACCTGCGTGCTCGCCTTCGGTGACAAGGGCGGTGCGGTCGGTTATCTGGTGGGCGAGGCCAACCGGGGCCTCGAGTACATGTTCATCATGATGAACGAGGCCCGCTTCGCCGTGGGCATGGAAGGTGTGGCGCTCTCCGAGCGGGCCTACCAGCAGGCCGTCGGCTACGCCCGCGATCGTGTCCAGGGGACGGAAGCGGGTGTGCGCGGTGGCCCCAAGGTGCCCATCATCCGCCACGCCGATGTGCGCCGCCTGCTCATGTCCATGCGTTCCCAGACCGAGGCCATGCGTGCCGTGGCCTACGTGGTCGCCGCCGCCACCGATGTGGCCCACAACCATGCGGACGAGGGCGAACGTGCCCGCGCCCAGGCCTTTGTCGACCTGATGATCCCCATCGTCAAGGGCTGGAGCACCGAGAACTCGGTGGACATCGCCTCCATGGGGGTGCAGGTGCACGGCGGCATGGGCTTCATCGAGGAGACCGGCGCCGCCCAGCATCTGCGCGATGCCCGCATCACGACGATCTACGAGGGCACCACCGCGATTCAGGCCAACGACTTCATCGGCCGCAAGATCGCGCGCGAAAAAGGGATGACCATCAAGGCGGTGGTCGAGCAGATGCGTGCGGTCGAGG
The nucleotide sequence above comes from Nitrogeniibacter mangrovi. Encoded proteins:
- the ppx gene encoding exopolyphosphatase, yielding MHKELVAAVDLGSNSFRLQVGRTVNDQIYPLDGLKEPVRLAAGLGGDKFLDDAAQVRGLTALSRFGERLADFPPHRVRAVATNTLRVAKNAPEFLIKAEAALGFPIEVIAGREEARLIYVGVAHTLPEPHRQQLVVDIGGGSTEFIIGRSFKPAELESLYMGCVSYTLRFFPEGRLDKKAFKEAELAAQRELQTIVNPFTDVGWELAVGSSGTAKSLRDLLVANGFSDGEITREGLESLRQALIKCGSMTKLSLDGIKADRLPVLPGGLAIMLAVFKAFDLEQMLFSEGALRLGVLYDLLGRYHHHDLRDATVEAFAARYSVDRAQAARVAATAVYLLEQLDPRAAHPDNLDRRFLVWAATLHEVGISVAHSSYHKHSAYILGNADMPGFSRMDQGRLSRLVLGHRGKLSRLSVIDPESSDWQLIACLRFAVVFHRARTERECPPVRIERVGHGFALSAEADWLDDSPLTAATLNDEVAQWNAIGHPLTVATCERIVDHE
- a CDS encoding ABC transporter permease, whose product is MECPQLRRIDGRLHPQGDWTLAALGADVARLRRALVHADGASWDLAGVTRLDSFGAMLLWRAWGHRLPEGLAVPAAFENHFARLAQIDRVPSGKRPRFGPVDALASLGHLYLGFVGHVADFLALIGRLLIDVFYLLGRPRDWPLKEFSANLHKTGVRAMPVSALVGFLIGVVLSYLSALQLKAFGADIYIVNILGMGIIRELGPVLVSVLVAGRSGSAMTAQLGVMRVTEEVDALTVMGISRYVRLVLPKVMALSVAMPLLVLWTSAIALIGGMVSAELQLGLNYGFFIEALPKAVPAANLVIALSKGVVFGILIALVACHFGLRVKPNTESLSANTTASVVTSITTVILVDAVFAIATKSIGVPI
- a CDS encoding ABC transporter ATP-binding protein, whose protein sequence is MVRLRGLSTRFGATWVHRGIDLDIAAGEVVSLVGGSGSGKTTLLRQIVGLLQPAEGEVLLFGEPLFAGSREVQLRRRRRFAMCFQQGALFSALTVFENIAFPLRESRVATEAEIRELVALKLSMVQLQPEHADLMPAELSGGMIKRVALARALALEPELLLLDEPTAGLDPTRSAAFVDLVKDLQRQLGLTVVLVTHDLDTLAALSSRVAVLAEQRILAYDTLDGVLQVKHPFIEEFFLSERSARAIARGREA
- a CDS encoding MlaD family protein translates to MENRAHAILAGLFVVVLGIATAVALWWFSGAREPMREVELVSQGNVTGLNLQAAVRYRGISAGRVEEIVIDPTDPRDIVVRISLRKDLPLTRGTTASLGYQGVTGLAFVQLEDRGEDLRPLEAAPGALPRIALAPSLMDELSNVALDAMAQFKTVAQQFKQLFADENVARMGEALKRLESAARGMDRTFNEAPAMIASVRKMFSPENQARIATAMAHLEQASGEAGPAIGEFRALLVKLRETSEHIDQASVAAGNDLLNGSLPRLNTLMKELTVTSQRLTRLIEEVDAAPQMLLLGRGTQPPGPGEEGFDGAGKQ
- a CDS encoding ABC-type transport auxiliary lipoprotein family protein — translated: MRRFDWRWCAALLMALAVSACSSFGKPESPPTIFDIAPLDGQVRQVAVPMTDLEVLAPSWLASSAMQYRLEPVSRLERRFYSTSRWAGMPAEMLEVAFGRMLQTQPAPNGAGCRLRVQLDEFIQRFDTAATSSGLIEMRASLLAPRTDVIVAYRSFSVARPAPTADAAGGVVALRDGVHRLGNELGDWLVSLPAGPSDQGVIARCAH
- a CDS encoding acyl-CoA synthetase yields the protein MSQDNSNPYAHGLDKCDANYVALTPLSFLERSAYVYPDRLAIVHGQRRYTWKEVDSRARRLASALKARGVGNGDTVAVVLNNTPEMYEAHFGVPATGAVLNTINTRLDAEAIAFILNHGEAKVLLTDREYARTMAKAVELAGRPDMLVIDVDDPEYQGPGERIGTLEYEAFLGEGNPETAFQMPADEWDPISLNYTSGTTGNPKGVVYHHRGAYLNAMSNIISWGMPPHSVYLWTLPMFHCNGWCFPWTMAANAGINVCLRRVDPRLIFDAIREHGVTHYCGAPIVHSMLANAPAQWREGIDHKVSGLVAAAPPPAAVIEGMAKIGFDITHVYGLTETYGPAAVCAKHDHWADLPLAEQVALNGRQGVRYHAQEGVTVMDPQTMEPVPWDGETMGEIMFRGNIVMKGYLKNEKATEESFRGGWYHTGDLAVMQPDGYVKIKDRSKDIIISGGENISSIEVEDALYKHPAVMAAAVVAAPDPKWGEVPAAFIELREGATVTEEDIRAHCREHLAGFKQPKIIAFCEVPKTSTGKIQKFVLRERIKSTSSFE
- a CDS encoding enoyl-CoA hydratase; translated protein: MTEPNNEPMVLREDRDGAAHLTLNRPGQFNALSDAMLGAIIERLDAIADDPAVRAVVIGGAGKAFCAGHDLKEMRANHTLDFQQALFRKCGKLMLKIQRLPQPVIARIHGIATAAGCQLVSMCDLAVAADVARFAVSGINVGLFCSTPAVGISRNMGRKQAFEMLVTGEFIDATEAQRRGLVNRVVPLEALDEAVDKLTAAICAKTPVAVRMGKELFYRQLETGIEAAYQMASETMACNMMTEDAAEGIDAFIGKRPPQWKGC